In Methanosarcina siciliae T4/M, one genomic interval encodes:
- a CDS encoding 2-hydroxyacid dehydrogenase: MKIVVADPIFLTEEYKKRLEALGELEIYKNVPFSHDEFIERIKDAEVVIVGRYGVDAKAISSAPRLKLISLWQTGFDNVDMEAATDNGVIVSNVPSYAFESVAEFVFALALNLHRRVHLADMNLREGLFDWRYYVGNQLMSKTIGVLGTGEIGKRVIQIAHGFNMNVLSVTAHPSPERAKALGVKFVDLDTLLSESDIVTLHVPLTPETEHMIGAKELAKMKPTAILINTARGKVVDEAALIEALKEKKIAGAGLDVFEKEPLPMNSPLLVMDNVVLTPHIAFLSEESLDECTYFSIENVEMFAKGKPQNVVNPLVLKG; the protein is encoded by the coding sequence ATGAAGATAGTAGTAGCAGACCCCATATTCCTGACGGAAGAGTACAAAAAGCGGCTCGAAGCGCTGGGCGAACTCGAAATTTACAAAAATGTGCCTTTCTCTCATGACGAATTCATTGAGAGAATAAAGGATGCTGAAGTTGTAATAGTAGGAAGATACGGAGTTGACGCCAAGGCTATAAGTTCTGCGCCCAGGCTAAAGCTTATCTCTCTGTGGCAGACGGGCTTCGATAATGTAGATATGGAGGCGGCCACTGATAACGGAGTGATTGTTTCGAACGTCCCCAGTTATGCCTTCGAGTCGGTGGCGGAGTTTGTCTTTGCTTTAGCCCTTAATCTGCACAGAAGAGTCCATCTGGCAGATATGAACCTGCGAGAAGGGTTATTCGATTGGAGGTACTATGTGGGCAACCAGCTCATGAGCAAGACCATAGGCGTGCTGGGAACAGGTGAAATAGGTAAGAGGGTGATACAGATCGCACACGGGTTCAACATGAATGTGCTCTCTGTAACGGCTCACCCCAGTCCTGAGAGGGCAAAGGCGCTGGGAGTAAAGTTCGTCGATCTGGACACTCTGCTCTCAGAGAGCGATATAGTCACACTGCATGTGCCTCTTACACCCGAAACAGAGCATATGATAGGTGCGAAAGAACTGGCAAAGATGAAACCAACTGCTATATTAATTAACACTGCCAGGGGAAAAGTGGTTGATGAAGCTGCACTCATAGAAGCTCTTAAGGAAAAAAAGATTGCTGGAGCAGGGCTGGATGTCTTCGAAAAAGAGCCTTTGCCAATGAATAGTCCACTTCTAGTGATGGATAATGTAGTGTTGACTCCGCATATTGCATTTTTGTCTGAAGAATCTCTAGATGAGTGTACTTATTTCAGTATTGAGAACGTTGAGATGTTTGCGAAGGGCAAGCCCCAGAATGTGGTGAATCCTCTGGTATTAAAGGGTTAA
- a CDS encoding YVTN family beta-propeller repeat protein gives MAKGDKEYSLFSASIAFLLLLVIFSSTELISAAQSDSYTEYAYVPNEKSNTVSLINTTTNTVISTLLVGNVPCGVAFSPDGQKVYVTNFGDDNSPGRYFSVIDTATQEVTDQLVEGFKPSGIAVIPDGTLYVACYSTNDVYAIDLATNNVSKILVGLHPREVTAVTTPDGLRIYVANRHSNDISVIDTTTNTVVTNVGVGTEPYGIAVSSLGTKLYVTNQGSGNVSVIDTATNKVTANITVEKYPSGIAVTPDEKWVYVANKKTPKGTVSVISTSNNTVIKTIDVGNKPSGVAVTSDGKCVYVTNSGSNTTSVINTTTNIVILTIPVGIRPSGLGQFIGHVVGSRIETKTTLVSLSNQQSGKTKELQATVNATSGTEIPSGTVIFMDANNPIKNGNKDVISGQAILDISSLPVGSHSITARYIGNDKFRPSTSSSFPLSIDEGSHSGNDSKSDYTNAIIGAVAVVLSAIIGLYGAYLKRKEK, from the coding sequence ATGGCAAAGGGGGATAAAGAGTACTCACTATTTTCAGCTTCAATAGCTTTTCTTTTACTTCTCGTTATCTTTTCATCTACTGAATTGATATCTGCCGCACAAAGTGACTCATATACTGAATATGCATATGTACCGAATGAGAAAAGTAACACTGTCTCTCTAATTAACACAACAACCAATACTGTTATCTCTACTTTACTTGTAGGAAATGTTCCTTGCGGAGTCGCATTCAGTCCTGATGGACAAAAGGTATATGTGACTAATTTTGGCGACGATAATTCTCCAGGACGCTATTTTTCTGTAATTGACACAGCGACTCAGGAGGTTACAGACCAGCTTGTGGAAGGATTCAAACCTTCTGGAATTGCAGTCATTCCAGATGGAACATTATATGTAGCATGCTATTCTACTAACGACGTTTATGCAATTGATCTGGCAACCAACAACGTTTCCAAGATTCTTGTAGGATTACATCCCCGTGAAGTTACAGCTGTAACCACTCCGGATGGACTAAGGATATATGTGGCAAATAGGCACAGTAACGATATTTCTGTAATTGACACAACCACAAACACTGTTGTGACCAATGTAGGTGTAGGAACGGAGCCTTATGGAATTGCAGTTAGCTCATTGGGAACCAAATTATATGTGACCAACCAAGGAAGTGGCAATGTCTCTGTAATTGACACAGCAACAAATAAGGTTACAGCCAATATAACTGTAGAAAAATATCCTTCTGGAATAGCAGTCACACCTGATGAAAAATGGGTATACGTGGCGAACAAAAAAACTCCCAAAGGAACAGTCTCTGTAATAAGTACATCAAACAACACTGTAATAAAAACTATAGATGTGGGAAACAAACCTAGCGGAGTTGCAGTCACTTCAGATGGAAAATGCGTGTATGTAACAAATTCCGGCAGCAATACTACCTCTGTAATTAACACAACAACTAACATTGTTATCTTAACGATACCTGTAGGAATTCGTCCTTCTGGGTTAGGTCAGTTTATAGGGCATGTTGTAGGATCCAGAATAGAAACCAAGACGACTTTAGTTTCTTTATCCAATCAACAATCCGGGAAAACAAAAGAGCTTCAAGCTACAGTTAATGCAACGTCAGGAACAGAAATACCTTCAGGCACAGTTATTTTCATGGATGCAAACAACCCTATAAAAAATGGAAATAAGGATGTAATCTCTGGACAGGCAATTTTAGATATTTCATCGCTTCCTGTTGGTTCACATTCGATAACTGCAAGATATATAGGTAATGATAAATTTAGACCCAGCACGTCATCTTCATTTCCACTATCGATTGATGAAGGATCTCATTCTGGAAATGATTCTAAGTCTGATTACACTAATGCTATTATTGGTGCTGTTGCTGTTGTTTTATCAGCTATTATTGGTTTATATGGTGCCTACCTTAAACGAAAAGAGAAATAA
- a CDS encoding Ig-like domain-containing protein: MGTVAGTVAGIVGGLVAGITLKYTYDKYIQEQQMHKKIKSVPRKLFRRGPAPVTVRAVYPDHQTFSHNMKSPIWVEFDAPINSSTVTKDTVIVKSSVSDEPLDGFLDAGGRILMFRPHGKYPAENGKAKVSITLIGTDTGAGAITDVKGVSLDGDMDGKAGGDFEYKFNILK, translated from the coding sequence ATGGGGACAGTCGCGGGGACAGTCGCTGGAATCGTCGGAGGTCTGGTTGCCGGAATTACGCTGAAGTACACTTATGATAAATATATTCAGGAACAGCAAATGCACAAAAAAATCAAATCCGTTCCCAGGAAGTTGTTTAGACGCGGTCCGGCTCCTGTTACGGTGAGGGCTGTTTATCCGGATCACCAGACTTTTTCCCATAACATGAAATCCCCTATCTGGGTCGAATTCGATGCACCTATAAACAGTTCCACAGTCACGAAAGATACGGTAATAGTCAAAAGTTCGGTATCTGATGAGCCTCTGGATGGTTTTCTTGATGCGGGTGGGAGGATTCTTATGTTCCGGCCTCATGGAAAATATCCTGCAGAAAATGGTAAAGCCAAAGTTTCCATTACTTTAATAGGAACCGATACCGGCGCCGGAGCTATCACGGACGTAAAAGGTGTGTCTCTTGACGGAGATATGGATGGAAAAGCCGGGGGAGATTTCGAATACAAGTTCAACATACTTAAGTAA
- a CDS encoding sensor histidine kinase produces MSYSGEVFDLNSGINSKESIRRKLEIEEVLLEISNMFIAPASLGRDINVTLEKIGRLCGAGRSYIFLLRENDTAFDNTHEWCAEGVEPQKNNLQNVPCEECPWWMEKLSNDEVLHIPDVSALPPEAEVEKEVLGKQGIKSLIVLPLYVSGKLAGFMGLDNVVNTGSWGTDDASILRIAVNIMGMGIQRRKAEEAIRAEKEIYRSTFENAANLILLVDKKGVIVDCNSRAEKLLGYRRFELIGKAIKSILFSDHIKKFEEYSEEVENRGFSFNKEYRMVRKDGNPVDVNVNSSGLKDENGFNIQTIYIVEDITERKKAEKLIQESEARYRFLFQNNRAVIMLLDPNTGNILDANTAACSYYGYTREKMLNLNIADINILPKEQIIEGLKQEKFRDTNHFFFTHRLSNGVLRDVERYSYPILMDGKKLLFSIVSDITDNRKMQSELVRAKMEAEFASKAKSEFLASMSHELRTPLNSIIGFSDMLFTQNFGPLNEKQLRYVSNISVSGNHLLKLINDILDLSKVEAGKMELEVEEFSVSDSISEVKTLLTPLASKKDIQILSMVDKGLTTIRADRTKFKQILYNLVDNAIKFTHEEGYVVVNASVEGDQAKIMVKDTGVGISEAEAKKIFQPFIQLENSEYGKQKGTGLGLSLVKKFVEMHTGKIWVESKFGEGSKFIFTIPLNLPLSPTN; encoded by the coding sequence ATGAGTTATTCAGGTGAGGTCTTTGACCTTAATAGCGGAATAAATTCAAAAGAATCAATAAGGCGCAAACTGGAAATTGAGGAGGTACTGCTCGAAATTTCCAATATGTTCATAGCTCCTGCCAGCCTTGGGAGGGATATCAACGTTACCCTCGAAAAGATTGGTAGGCTCTGCGGGGCTGGCAGGAGTTACATTTTCCTGCTTCGAGAAAACGATACTGCCTTCGATAACACACATGAATGGTGTGCTGAAGGGGTGGAGCCTCAGAAAAATAACCTTCAAAATGTTCCCTGCGAAGAATGCCCCTGGTGGATGGAAAAACTTTCAAATGATGAAGTTCTCCACATCCCTGATGTTTCAGCCCTGCCTCCGGAGGCAGAAGTGGAAAAAGAGGTGCTAGGAAAACAGGGGATCAAATCTCTGATCGTGTTACCTCTATATGTGAGTGGAAAACTTGCAGGCTTCATGGGGCTGGACAATGTGGTCAATACCGGGAGTTGGGGAACGGATGATGCGTCCATACTCCGAATAGCTGTTAACATAATGGGGATGGGGATACAGCGCAGGAAGGCGGAGGAAGCAATACGGGCAGAGAAAGAAATCTACAGGTCCACGTTTGAGAATGCAGCCAACCTGATTCTTCTGGTTGACAAAAAAGGGGTTATTGTAGACTGCAATTCCCGTGCGGAAAAACTTCTTGGCTACAGGCGGTTTGAACTCATAGGGAAGGCCATTAAAAGCATCTTATTTTCGGATCACATTAAGAAATTTGAGGAGTATTCCGAGGAGGTCGAAAACAGGGGTTTTTCCTTTAATAAAGAGTACAGGATGGTTCGAAAAGACGGGAACCCCGTGGATGTCAACGTCAATTCTTCGGGCTTGAAGGACGAAAACGGGTTCAATATCCAGACCATTTACATAGTAGAAGACATTACCGAACGCAAAAAAGCAGAAAAGCTAATACAGGAAAGCGAAGCTCGGTACCGTTTTCTATTCCAAAATAATCGCGCGGTAATAATGCTGCTTGATCCTAATACCGGGAATATACTTGATGCAAATACGGCTGCATGTTCTTATTACGGATACACCCGGGAAAAAATGCTCAACCTTAACATTGCCGATATTAATATACTTCCAAAAGAACAGATTATTGAAGGGCTGAAGCAGGAAAAGTTCAGGGACACAAACCACTTCTTTTTTACTCACCGCTTATCAAACGGCGTGCTACGAGATGTTGAACGATACAGCTATCCCATCTTGATGGATGGAAAAAAACTTCTTTTTTCGATCGTTTCGGATATAACGGATAATCGAAAAATGCAAAGCGAGCTTGTAAGAGCCAAGATGGAAGCCGAATTTGCCAGTAAAGCAAAAAGTGAATTTCTGGCAAGCATGAGCCATGAACTGAGGACGCCCTTGAATTCGATCATAGGTTTCTCGGACATGCTGTTTACTCAAAACTTTGGCCCGCTTAACGAAAAGCAGCTGAGATACGTCAGCAATATCTCCGTGAGTGGGAATCATCTCCTGAAGCTGATTAATGATATTCTGGACCTCTCCAAGGTTGAAGCCGGGAAGATGGAACTTGAAGTAGAGGAGTTTTCCGTATCCGATTCGATTTCTGAAGTCAAAACTTTACTTACCCCTCTGGCATCAAAGAAAGATATCCAGATCCTGAGCATGGTTGATAAAGGGCTGACGACCATAAGGGCCGATAGAACGAAGTTCAAGCAGATATTATACAATCTGGTGGATAACGCTATTAAGTTCACTCACGAAGAAGGATACGTTGTTGTTAACGCCAGCGTTGAGGGAGATCAAGCAAAAATTATGGTCAAAGATACGGGGGTCGGAATCTCCGAAGCCGAAGCCAAAAAAATCTTTCAGCCTTTTATCCAGCTTGAGAACTCCGAATACGGAAAACAGAAAGGAACAGGCCTTGGCCTTTCTCTTGTCAAGAAATTTGTGGAGATGCATACAGGAAAAATCTGGGTTGAAAGCAAGTTTGGGGAAGGCAGCAAATTCATTTTCACCATACCCCTCAACCTACCCCTCAGCCCTACAAATTAG
- a CDS encoding YHS domain-containing protein has product MTVVDPVCKMKLDEKDARFKSEYKGNTYYFCALSDKKKFDENPEKYIES; this is encoded by the coding sequence ATGACGGTAGTTGATCCTGTTTGTAAGATGAAACTGGATGAGAAGGATGCAAGGTTCAAGAGTGAGTACAAAGGAAACACGTACTACTTCTGTGCCCTTTCGGATAAAAAGAAGTTTGATGAAAATCCGGAGAAGTATATCGAGTCCTGA
- a CDS encoding flavin reductase family protein: protein MKQSIGAKPLSFPTPAWVVGTYDMNGKPNAMTVAWGGICCSNPPCISVSLRKATYSYAGIMENKAFTVNIPSEAYVKETDYFGIASGKDEDKFESTCLTPVRSELVPAPYIAEFPVVLECKLLHNLEIGLHTLFVGEIVDIKAEEAVLDKNGNPDIEKIRPVVYGTGNRSYYGIGCNLGKAFSIGKKP from the coding sequence ATGAAACAATCAATCGGAGCAAAACCCCTCTCATTCCCGACCCCTGCCTGGGTTGTCGGTACCTACGACATGAATGGAAAACCAAATGCCATGACTGTAGCTTGGGGAGGAATCTGCTGTTCAAACCCACCATGCATCAGTGTTTCCTTAAGAAAGGCTACTTACAGCTACGCCGGGATCATGGAAAATAAGGCATTTACTGTAAACATTCCTTCCGAAGCATATGTGAAAGAAACCGATTACTTCGGCATTGCAAGCGGAAAGGACGAGGACAAGTTTGAGTCAACCTGTCTTACTCCGGTTAGAAGCGAACTTGTGCCTGCTCCCTATATCGCAGAGTTTCCGGTTGTCCTTGAGTGTAAGCTTCTCCACAACCTTGAGATAGGGCTTCATACCCTGTTTGTAGGAGAAATCGTGGACATAAAAGCCGAAGAAGCCGTGCTCGATAAAAACGGAAATCCTGACATTGAGAAAATCCGTCCTGTGGTATACGGGACAGGGAACAGGAGCTACTACGGTATAGGGTGTAACCTGGGAAAAGCCTTTTCGATAGGAAAGAAGCCCTGA
- a CDS encoding 4Fe-4S dicluster domain-containing protein — translation MLLTNSEPGGLASQCTECGQCMEKCPQGLKIPELLKAVAEELEGPDLEQRIAMAKKLFKRD, via the coding sequence TTGCTACTTACCAATTCCGAGCCCGGGGGACTTGCTTCCCAGTGCACTGAGTGTGGTCAATGCATGGAAAAATGCCCTCAGGGGTTAAAAATCCCTGAGCTGCTCAAAGCCGTGGCGGAGGAGTTGGAAGGGCCTGACCTGGAGCAGAGGATAGCTATGGCTAAAAAACTCTTCAAGAGAGACTGA
- a CDS encoding aldo/keto reductase, producing MLYRKIPENGDELSILGFGCMRLPLKEGKIDEERAREQLRYAIDNGVNYVDTAWPYHMGESEPFVGRALTDGYREKVKLATKLPSWTVKSLEDMDRILNAQLERLKTDHIDYYLVHGLVGALWEKMEKLDVLSFLDKAKADGRIVNAGFSFHGTIGDFKRIVDAYPWVFCQIQYNFLDEKNQAGTEGLEYAASKGLSVIIMEPLRGGKLTYPIPPAVQEVWDEAPVKRTPAEWSLRWIWNHPEVTVVLSGMNEESHIEENLKIAGEAYPNSLTEAELQLVTRVERKYRELMKTGCTGCRYCIPCPSGVDIPSCFEIYDNFYLSGNEKEAKLMYAAKPGGIIRGDVPGYASQCVQCGECVEKCPQHLDIPTMLESVEKEFEGKDFKGWRVMAKKVFRKE from the coding sequence ATGCTGTACAGAAAAATACCAGAAAACGGAGACGAACTTTCAATACTCGGGTTCGGATGCATGCGGCTTCCTCTTAAAGAAGGAAAGATAGACGAAGAAAGAGCCAGAGAGCAGCTACGCTATGCAATCGATAACGGGGTAAACTATGTTGACACAGCCTGGCCATACCACATGGGGGAGAGTGAACCTTTTGTCGGGAGAGCTCTTACTGACGGCTACCGGGAAAAGGTCAAGCTTGCAACAAAGCTCCCCTCCTGGACCGTGAAAAGTCTGGAAGATATGGACAGGATTCTGAATGCGCAGCTTGAGAGGCTCAAGACGGACCATATCGATTATTACCTTGTGCACGGGCTTGTGGGAGCTCTGTGGGAAAAGATGGAAAAACTCGATGTTTTGAGTTTTCTTGATAAAGCCAAAGCTGACGGACGCATTGTAAATGCTGGTTTTTCTTTCCACGGGACTATCGGGGATTTCAAAAGGATTGTGGACGCCTATCCCTGGGTTTTCTGCCAGATCCAGTACAATTTCCTGGATGAAAAGAACCAGGCAGGGACCGAAGGGCTGGAATATGCAGCTTCAAAGGGGCTCAGCGTAATTATAATGGAACCTTTGCGCGGGGGGAAATTGACATATCCTATCCCGCCTGCAGTTCAGGAGGTCTGGGACGAAGCTCCGGTAAAGCGAACGCCTGCAGAATGGTCTCTTCGCTGGATCTGGAACCATCCCGAGGTTACTGTTGTGCTTTCAGGCATGAACGAAGAGTCTCATATTGAAGAAAACCTGAAAATTGCCGGGGAAGCCTATCCGAATTCCCTGACTGAAGCTGAGCTTCAGCTGGTAACGAGAGTGGAACGGAAATACAGGGAACTTATGAAAACAGGCTGTACAGGCTGCAGGTACTGCATTCCCTGCCCTTCGGGAGTAGACATCCCGAGCTGTTTTGAAATCTACGATAATTTCTATCTCTCGGGGAATGAAAAAGAAGCAAAACTCATGTATGCGGCAAAACCCGGAGGGATAATAAGAGGAGATGTCCCGGGTTATGCCTCCCAGTGCGTACAATGCGGAGAATGTGTTGAAAAGTGCCCGCAGCATCTGGATATACCAACCATGCTTGAATCCGTTGAAAAAGAATTTGAAGGAAAAGACTTCAAGGGCTGGAGAGTCATGGCAAAAAAGGTTTTTAGGAAAGAGTAA
- a CDS encoding tyrosine-type recombinase/integrase — MKVGELETDPAIQEWFASLIPGDATKQVYLYSMQEYTEHTGLSPIELIEEAEEEIQAGILPRKRKIRAYMLGFKQALIKKRLSDFTIRSRLTGVRSFYKAAYIEIPAQLSDRRRPMTIKENDQVPKKSDIRDVLKVADPLEKAVVLTGVSAGLPSNEIRKLRISDFKKGKNPETGITTLDLRRFKARVDFITFLTPEATAAIDEYLVYRDREAKAPTARRKRQLENQRVVSDDGFLFILRQIPPEYAETGDEMS, encoded by the coding sequence ATGAAAGTTGGAGAATTGGAAACCGACCCAGCAATTCAGGAATGGTTTGCCAGCCTGATCCCAGGAGACGCGACAAAACAGGTGTACCTATATTCGATGCAGGAATACACCGAACACACCGGATTAAGCCCTATAGAGCTAATAGAGGAAGCCGAGGAAGAAATACAGGCGGGAATACTACCCAGGAAGAGGAAAATCAGGGCATACATGTTAGGGTTTAAGCAGGCATTAATCAAAAAAAGATTGTCAGATTTCACTATCCGAAGCCGGCTTACTGGTGTACGTTCATTTTACAAGGCGGCCTATATCGAAATTCCCGCTCAACTCAGCGATAGACGGCGACCAATGACAATAAAAGAAAATGATCAGGTCCCGAAGAAATCCGACATCCGAGACGTGCTTAAGGTTGCAGATCCCCTGGAAAAAGCAGTAGTGTTAACTGGAGTGAGTGCGGGGCTCCCATCTAATGAAATCCGGAAATTGCGTATAAGCGACTTCAAAAAAGGCAAAAACCCGGAAACAGGCATCACTACACTTGATTTAAGACGATTCAAGGCCAGAGTTGATTTTATTACATTTTTAACCCCGGAAGCGACTGCGGCAATCGACGAATATCTTGTTTATAGGGACAGAGAAGCTAAAGCCCCAACAGCCCGGAGAAAAAGACAGCTTGAAAACCAGCGAGTTGTATCTGATGACGGCTTTTTATTTATATTGCGGCAAATCCCGCCAGAATATGCAGAAACAGGGGACGAGATGTCTTAA
- a CDS encoding Ig-like domain-containing protein gives MNGWSKFLLGVVAGAAIVYAAKKWLCNRSLPEAFKSLPFNFKQGQVPPKVKSIYPDRQTFAFRHDSPIWIEFDMPMNSASITKETVIVRSSASEEPVEGLLDSGSRILMFRPYVDYPMDETGAEITITLLGSETGSGFIIDERGIALDGDNDGKAGGDFVYTYRLIK, from the coding sequence ATGAACGGTTGGAGTAAATTTCTGCTGGGGGTAGTTGCAGGGGCTGCAATTGTATATGCTGCTAAAAAATGGTTGTGTAACAGGTCCCTTCCAGAGGCTTTCAAATCTCTGCCCTTTAACTTCAAACAGGGCCAGGTCCCTCCGAAGGTGAAGTCAATTTATCCTGACAGGCAGACATTCGCTTTCAGGCATGATTCCCCGATCTGGATCGAATTCGATATGCCCATGAATAGTGCAAGCATTACGAAAGAGACCGTAATAGTCAGAAGTTCCGCATCAGAAGAGCCTGTTGAGGGATTGCTGGATTCGGGGTCCAGAATTCTGATGTTCCGCCCGTATGTAGATTATCCCATGGACGAAACCGGGGCTGAAATAACGATTACCTTGCTTGGAAGCGAAACCGGATCCGGATTCATAATAGATGAAAGGGGAATTGCTCTGGATGGCGATAATGACGGAAAAGCCGGAGGAGATTTTGTCTATACTTACAGACTCATAAAATGA